A genomic stretch from Methanorbis rubei includes:
- a CDS encoding isocitrate/isopropylmalate dehydrogenase family protein codes for MTKIAVVEGDGIGREVIPEAEKILRFFLPDAEFVRVELGFDQWKKTGSACSKESMKTLKEMDAILFGAVTTPPDPEYKSILLQIRHELDLYANIRPVKSESVDLVIVRENTEGLYSGIEEIGEERSTTLRVVTRDCSRRIAEKACSISIQRNQNKPLVIGHKANVLKSDILFRDICIAVAETQNLSIRSMFIDALCLDVLLHPDRYDVIVTTNMFGDILSDTCGYLTGGLGMLPSANIGKNHALFEPVHGSAPDIAGRGIANPIAAIRSAAMLLEHLGVQDAAEKIEAAVQQTLALGIVTPDLGGNASTRDVGENIFAKISGNQRS; via the coding sequence ATGACGAAGATTGCAGTAGTTGAAGGAGACGGCATCGGACGAGAAGTAATTCCTGAAGCAGAAAAAATTCTCAGATTTTTTTTGCCGGACGCAGAGTTCGTCCGAGTAGAGCTCGGTTTTGATCAGTGGAAGAAAACCGGCTCGGCATGTTCCAAAGAGAGCATGAAAACACTCAAAGAGATGGATGCAATTTTGTTCGGGGCAGTCACCACCCCTCCTGACCCGGAGTACAAAAGCATCCTTCTTCAGATACGTCACGAGCTCGACCTTTATGCAAACATTCGTCCCGTCAAATCTGAATCGGTTGATCTCGTGATTGTCCGGGAAAATACCGAGGGCCTCTACTCTGGTATTGAAGAAATCGGAGAAGAGAGATCAACCACGCTTCGCGTGGTTACCAGAGACTGCAGCAGACGAATCGCAGAGAAAGCTTGTTCGATCAGCATTCAGAGAAATCAAAATAAACCGCTGGTGATCGGACACAAAGCAAACGTGTTAAAGTCAGACATTCTCTTCCGTGACATCTGCATCGCTGTTGCAGAAACACAGAATCTTTCGATCCGTTCCATGTTTATTGACGCCCTGTGTCTTGACGTGCTGCTTCATCCAGATCGTTACGACGTGATTGTAACGACAAACATGTTTGGAGATATTCTCAGTGATACGTGCGGATATCTCACCGGAGGACTCGGGATGCTGCCAAGTGCAAACATCGGAAAAAATCATGCACTCTTTGAACCGGTTCACGGAAGCGCGCCTGATATCGCAGGCCGCGGTATTGCAAATCCCATAGCTGCCATTCGGAGTGCGGCAATGCTTCTTGAGCATCTGGGAGTGCAGGATGCAGCAGAAAAAATCGAAGCGGCAGTGCAGCAGACCCTTGCCTTGGGAATTGTCACACCTGATCTTGGAGGAAATGCGTCCACGCGTGATGTCGGAGAAAATATTTTTGCAAAAATATCCGGGAATCAGAGGTCTTGA
- a CDS encoding 3-isopropylmalate dehydratase produces the protein MIISGHAVVIGEDVDTDMIIAGRYLRTIDKSIWVDHVFEDYDPCLAKKMNGAVLVAGKNFGCGSSREQAVVALKEAGVRAVIAQSFARIFFRNSINYGLYIIEADFFCEEGMTITYNSETAEITTENISCKATPLSMRMQEILLAGGLAKYLSTKVQDDDEDCSS, from the coding sequence ATGATCATCTCAGGCCATGCGGTAGTGATCGGTGAAGATGTTGACACTGATATGATAATTGCCGGACGCTATCTGCGAACCATCGACAAATCGATCTGGGTCGATCATGTCTTCGAGGATTATGATCCCTGTCTCGCCAAAAAAATGAACGGCGCAGTACTTGTCGCAGGAAAAAATTTCGGCTGCGGCTCTTCACGTGAGCAGGCAGTTGTGGCTCTCAAGGAAGCAGGTGTGCGTGCAGTCATTGCACAATCATTTGCGAGAATATTTTTCCGGAACAGCATCAACTACGGACTCTACATCATTGAAGCAGATTTTTTTTGCGAAGAGGGAATGACGATCACATACAACTCGGAGACCGCAGAAATTACAACAGAAAATATTTCCTGCAAAGCAACGCCTCTCTCGATGCGCATGCAGGAGATTCTTCTTGCCGGCGGGCTCGCTAAATATCTCTCAACAAAGGTGCAGGATGATGACGAAGATTGCAGTAGTTGA
- a CDS encoding aconitase/3-isopropylmalate dehydratase large subunit family protein, which yields MKETLSVRILGGEEGSYVDKKVDRAYAHDGTGVQALEAFRNFRMKSEGVKNPEKISIIYDHIAPANNSTTANLQRHLRSFAKEEHLSFYDVGSGICHQIMSEGICLPNEIVVGADSHSCTLGALGAFATGVGATDMAGIWATGQTWFRVPKSIGIHLDGKLCGHAEAKDVALTYVKNLGMDGGTYKALEFIGEGAKAMPMEGRLTLCNMAIETGAKTGLFYADQTTKKYLQNHGVEEKMISLQKPENCDYEKEIYLDLERVEPLLAVDNRVDTAVPVSRYAETPVDQILVGTCTNGRYEDLQRFANIVRGKQVAVRTLIVPASKDVYRKAASSGIITDLIDAGCVICPPGCGPCLGVHMGVLGEGELGLSTANRNFKNRMGVGAEYYLCSPSTAAASALTGEITSPDSLLGGD from the coding sequence ATGAAGGAAACGCTTTCGGTGAGAATACTTGGCGGAGAAGAAGGATCCTATGTGGATAAAAAAGTCGACCGGGCGTATGCGCATGACGGAACAGGAGTTCAGGCACTCGAAGCCTTTCGTAACTTCAGAATGAAAAGTGAAGGAGTGAAAAATCCGGAAAAGATCTCCATAATATATGATCACATCGCTCCAGCAAACAACTCAACGACCGCAAATCTTCAGAGACATCTCCGCAGTTTCGCCAAAGAAGAACATCTCTCATTCTATGATGTGGGCTCTGGAATCTGTCACCAGATAATGAGTGAGGGCATCTGTCTCCCGAATGAAATCGTTGTCGGGGCAGACTCTCACTCCTGTACTCTTGGAGCTCTCGGGGCATTTGCTACCGGAGTTGGCGCTACCGACATGGCAGGAATCTGGGCGACCGGTCAGACATGGTTTCGCGTACCAAAATCCATCGGCATTCATTTGGACGGAAAACTCTGCGGTCATGCGGAAGCGAAAGATGTCGCACTGACTTATGTCAAAAATCTTGGAATGGACGGAGGCACTTACAAAGCTCTGGAGTTCATCGGTGAAGGAGCAAAGGCAATGCCAATGGAAGGAAGGCTTACGCTCTGCAACATGGCTATTGAGACCGGAGCAAAAACCGGACTCTTTTATGCAGATCAGACCACGAAAAAGTATTTGCAAAATCACGGCGTCGAGGAAAAAATGATCTCACTGCAAAAACCTGAGAACTGTGATTATGAAAAGGAAATTTATCTGGATCTTGAGAGAGTCGAGCCGCTTCTTGCAGTGGATAACAGAGTGGACACGGCAGTTCCGGTAAGCAGATACGCAGAAACGCCGGTTGATCAGATTCTTGTCGGGACATGTACGAACGGACGCTATGAAGATCTTCAGAGGTTTGCAAACATCGTCAGAGGAAAACAGGTTGCGGTCAGAACATTAATCGTTCCGGCATCAAAGGATGTCTACCGCAAAGCGGCCTCGTCAGGCATCATCACTGATCTGATTGATGCCGGATGCGTCATCTGTCCTCCGGGATGCGGGCCATGCCTTGGAGTTCACATGGGAGTTCTTGGAGAAGGGGAGCTTGGTCTCTCAACAGCGAACCGCAACTTCAAGAATCGTATGGGCGTTGGAGCAGAGTACTATCTCTGCTCCCCGTCAACTGCTGCGGCAAGCGCCCTGACCGGAGAGATAACATCACCCGACTCTCTTTTGGGAGGAGACTGA
- a CDS encoding homocitrate synthase family protein — protein sequence MKSFPIEICDVTLRDGEQTPGVSFTCKEKQDIAQSLSDIGIEIIEAGFPSVSTEEKKTIKAIVEMELPSRICCLARCVQSDIDAALDCGVDLVSIFFATSDLHIRVKYHKTREQMLDTALSMLDYAVDHGLSVRFSAEDASRTDIGFLKQMYREGAERGAAYSSFADTIGCMTPIMMYDVVREIKKDLKNPLCVHCHNDLGFASANTFTASQAGAFQLHTTVNGIGERCGNASLEEVLVALRMHNKTDRYDLTELTKLSKLVEQYSGVLVAKTKPVVGEHAFVHESGIHIAALIKDPQTYEYYPPEMVGAKQKLMLGKHTGRKGLEHILTTLGYTCSNEQTDEILEKIKAAAEAKQSITAEYLSEIIAETRSSAS from the coding sequence ATGAAATCATTCCCTATTGAAATCTGTGACGTAACGCTGCGGGACGGAGAACAAACTCCGGGCGTATCCTTCACCTGCAAAGAAAAACAGGATATCGCGCAGAGTCTCTCAGACATCGGAATCGAAATAATCGAAGCAGGATTTCCAAGTGTTTCGACCGAAGAAAAAAAGACCATAAAGGCAATTGTAGAGATGGAACTTCCCTCAAGGATATGCTGTCTTGCCAGATGTGTGCAATCAGATATCGATGCGGCACTCGACTGCGGAGTTGATCTGGTAAGCATATTTTTTGCAACATCAGACCTGCATATCAGAGTAAAATATCATAAAACGCGCGAACAAATGCTGGACACGGCACTTTCCATGCTGGACTATGCAGTTGATCATGGTCTGAGCGTCAGATTTTCCGCTGAAGATGCATCCAGAACAGACATTGGATTTTTGAAACAGATGTACCGCGAGGGAGCGGAACGCGGAGCTGCATACAGCAGTTTTGCGGACACTATCGGATGCATGACACCGATAATGATGTATGACGTTGTCAGAGAAATCAAAAAGGATCTGAAAAATCCTTTGTGTGTTCACTGCCACAACGATCTCGGGTTTGCGAGCGCCAATACCTTCACCGCCTCACAGGCAGGAGCGTTTCAGCTTCACACAACCGTAAACGGAATCGGAGAGCGGTGCGGCAACGCTTCGCTGGAGGAAGTTCTGGTAGCATTGCGGATGCATAACAAAACAGACCGATACGATTTGACAGAGCTCACCAAACTGTCAAAACTTGTGGAACAGTACTCAGGAGTTTTGGTTGCCAAAACAAAACCCGTGGTTGGCGAACATGCATTCGTGCATGAAAGCGGAATTCACATCGCCGCTTTGATCAAAGACCCGCAAACCTATGAGTACTACCCGCCCGAGATGGTTGGAGCAAAACAGAAACTCATGCTCGGAAAACATACCGGACGAAAAGGACTCGAACACATCCTCACAACATTAGGATACACCTGTTCAAACGAACAGACTGATGAAATTCTTGAGAAAATCAAAGCGGCCGCAGAGGCAAAACAGAGTATAACCGCAGAGTATCTCTCTGAAATTATTGCGGAAACGAGGAGCAGCGCATCATGA
- a CDS encoding thiamine pyrophosphate-dependent enzyme, translating to MARSLDILSAAIHQASDTRYAVPGYPVTELAELCGAEYTINEKVALEYALGDSLSGRRSVVIVKNAGMNTLSDPLVTATVQGVRAGVVIVAGDDIELSASQTRQNSCIFGDLADVPIFEPNADELHSIVESAMEKSETYSRVAVIRIASPILQRETEWQTLPTRRPSPANEFPKDLTTKGMCEHAENVTAKMRGEKNYQQKIPKSYEHAGSITTFCRHCPYKPLLSLLKENNQKIIVDTGCSLLARKPPYTLSLANYGLGSSPAVAAKSTGVALCGDYAVLHSGLNALIDIAEKGHPLLCIILQNRTLAMTGGQKCPDITRYLSCFHPRTISADEIEELEKELKSEQNGLKILIVSGTCPKEEHHEIIPY from the coding sequence ATGGCCAGAAGTTTAGACATACTGTCAGCAGCGATCCATCAGGCATCAGACACCAGATACGCAGTCCCAGGTTATCCGGTAACAGAACTTGCCGAGCTGTGTGGCGCAGAGTACACGATCAATGAAAAAGTCGCACTTGAGTATGCCCTCGGTGACTCGCTTTCCGGGAGGCGAAGTGTAGTGATTGTGAAAAATGCTGGCATGAACACACTCTCGGATCCATTAGTAACCGCGACCGTGCAGGGAGTACGCGCAGGAGTGGTAATCGTTGCGGGAGATGACATTGAACTCTCCGCCTCACAGACCAGACAAAACTCCTGCATCTTTGGAGACCTCGCAGACGTGCCGATCTTTGAACCGAATGCTGATGAACTTCACAGCATCGTTGAGTCTGCCATGGAGAAGTCAGAGACCTACTCCCGTGTTGCGGTAATACGAATCGCATCGCCGATTCTTCAAAGAGAAACCGAGTGGCAAACATTGCCGACACGCAGACCATCTCCGGCAAATGAATTTCCGAAAGATCTGACAACGAAAGGAATGTGCGAACATGCGGAAAACGTCACCGCAAAAATGAGAGGAGAAAAAAATTATCAGCAAAAAATTCCGAAGAGCTACGAACATGCGGGGAGCATAACAACATTCTGCAGACACTGCCCTTACAAACCGCTTTTGTCTCTCCTGAAAGAAAACAATCAAAAAATAATTGTCGATACCGGATGTTCACTGCTTGCAAGAAAACCACCCTATACACTTTCTCTTGCAAACTATGGTCTTGGCTCGTCTCCGGCAGTAGCCGCAAAAAGTACCGGAGTAGCTCTCTGTGGAGATTATGCGGTACTGCACTCAGGACTCAACGCTCTCATTGACATTGCAGAAAAAGGACATCCGCTTCTCTGCATTATCTTACAAAACAGAACACTCGCCATGACCGGCGGACAGAAATGTCCGGACATTACCAGGTATCTCTCCTGCTTTCATCCGAGAACAATTTCCGCAGACGAGATCGAAGAACTTGAAAAAGAACTGAAATCAGAACAAAACGGACTGAAAATACTCATCGTATCAGGAACATGCCCAAAAGAGGAACATCATGAAATCATTCCCTATTGA